One region of Streptomyces davaonensis JCM 4913 genomic DNA includes:
- a CDS encoding HAD family hydrolase has product MHIHAEALLFDNDGTLVSSLASVDRCWTRWAGEYGITAEQFGRIELHGRPAVEIAADLLPAGIVPEAVARIETLEVEDVPNGGVELLPGTRAFLDALPADRWAVVTSATRRLAEARLDAVGILPKTLVCADDITRGKPDPEPYLLAARQLGVDPARCVVFEDAPAGLQAGRAAGMTTVALATTHQAHELDADLVVKDLSALSALVTATGVEISVRG; this is encoded by the coding sequence ATGCACATCCACGCCGAAGCCCTGCTGTTCGACAACGACGGCACCCTCGTCTCCTCGCTCGCCTCCGTCGACCGCTGCTGGACCCGCTGGGCCGGGGAGTACGGCATCACCGCCGAGCAGTTCGGCCGGATCGAACTGCACGGGCGCCCGGCCGTGGAGATAGCCGCCGACCTGCTGCCCGCCGGCATCGTGCCGGAGGCCGTCGCGCGGATCGAGACGCTGGAGGTCGAGGACGTGCCGAACGGCGGCGTGGAACTGCTGCCCGGCACCCGGGCGTTCCTCGACGCGCTGCCCGCCGACCGCTGGGCCGTCGTCACCTCCGCCACCCGCCGCCTCGCCGAGGCCCGTCTCGACGCCGTCGGCATCCTGCCCAAGACGCTGGTCTGCGCCGACGACATCACCCGCGGCAAGCCCGACCCCGAGCCCTACCTCCTCGCCGCCCGCCAGTTGGGCGTCGACCCGGCCCGCTGCGTCGTCTTCGAGGACGCCCCCGCCGGGCTCCAGGCCGGTCGCGCAGCCGGCATGACCACCGTGGCCTTGGCCACAACCCACCAGGCCCATGAGCTCGACGCCGATTTGGTGGTGAAGGACCTCTCGGCCTTGTCCGCGCTGGTCACGGCCACGGGCGTCGAGATCTCCGTCCGCGGCTGA
- a CDS encoding methionine ABC transporter permease, with protein sequence MTWSEMQPLLEQACWDTLYMVGWSTLIAIVGGLPLGVLLVLTDKGGLLQNVVANKVIGQVVNVARSMPFIILMVALMGFTRSITGTTIGREAAIVPLAIGAIPFFARLVETAVREVDGGLVEAVQSMGGNTWTIVRKVLVPESLPSLIASTTTTIVALIGYSAMAGTVGAGGLGDIAIRYGYQRFETELMWITVAILAVVISLIQFAGDYAARSLHRRGGRSGAAPKLRLLKAATATSKTV encoded by the coding sequence GTGACCTGGTCCGAGATGCAGCCGCTGCTGGAGCAGGCGTGTTGGGACACCCTCTACATGGTCGGCTGGTCCACGCTCATCGCCATCGTGGGCGGACTTCCGCTCGGCGTCCTCCTCGTCCTCACCGACAAGGGCGGACTGCTCCAGAACGTCGTCGCCAACAAGGTCATCGGGCAGGTCGTGAACGTCGCCCGCTCGATGCCGTTCATCATCCTGATGGTCGCGCTGATGGGCTTCACCCGCTCCATCACCGGCACGACCATCGGCCGCGAGGCCGCCATCGTGCCGCTCGCCATCGGCGCGATCCCGTTCTTCGCGCGTCTGGTCGAGACGGCTGTCCGCGAAGTGGACGGCGGGCTCGTAGAGGCCGTCCAGTCGATGGGCGGCAACACCTGGACGATCGTCCGCAAGGTCCTCGTACCGGAGTCCCTGCCCTCGCTGATCGCCTCCACCACGACCACGATCGTCGCGCTCATCGGCTACTCCGCGATGGCCGGCACGGTCGGCGCCGGCGGCCTCGGTGACATCGCCATCCGCTACGGCTACCAGCGCTTCGAGACCGAGCTGATGTGGATCACCGTGGCGATCCTCGCCGTGGTCATCTCCCTCATCCAGTTCGCCGGCGACTACGCGGCCCGCTCCCTGCACCGCCGCGGCGGCCGCTCGGGCGCAGCGCCCAAGCTCCGGCTGCTGAAGGCAGCGACGGCCACCAGCAAGACCGTCTGA
- a CDS encoding methionine ABC transporter ATP-binding protein — protein sequence MITTSGLTKVYRTRGREVTALDGVDLHVREGEVYGVIGQSGAGKSSLIRCVNLLERPTAGTVTVAGQDLTALAGRGPRAGKELRRARSRIGMVFQHFNLLSSRTVQDNVELPLEILGKSGKERSRKALELLDLVGLGDKAKAYPAQLSGGQKQRVGIARALAGDPKVLLSDEATSALDPETTRSILQLLRDLNRQLGLTVLLITHEMDVVKSICDSAALMEQGRIVESGTVSELLATPGSQLATALFPVSGEAGDADRTVVDVTFHGEAATQPVISQLSRTYNVDISILGAAIDTVGGLQVGRMRIELPGRYEDNVVPIGFLREQGLQIDVLGQEPVLLTEGVSK from the coding sequence GTGATCACCACATCGGGCCTGACCAAGGTCTACCGCACCCGTGGTCGAGAGGTCACCGCCCTCGACGGCGTCGACCTGCACGTCCGCGAAGGCGAGGTGTACGGCGTCATCGGCCAGTCCGGCGCCGGAAAGTCCTCGCTCATCCGCTGCGTCAATCTCCTGGAGCGCCCCACCGCCGGCACGGTCACCGTCGCCGGCCAGGACCTCACCGCCCTCGCCGGGCGCGGACCGCGCGCCGGCAAGGAGCTGCGGCGGGCGCGCAGCCGGATCGGCATGGTCTTCCAGCACTTCAACCTGCTGTCCTCCCGGACCGTGCAGGACAACGTCGAGCTGCCGCTGGAGATCCTCGGCAAGTCGGGCAAGGAGCGCTCCCGCAAGGCGCTCGAACTGCTCGACCTGGTAGGCCTCGGCGACAAGGCCAAGGCCTACCCGGCGCAGCTCTCCGGCGGCCAGAAGCAGCGCGTCGGCATCGCCCGCGCCCTGGCCGGCGACCCCAAGGTGCTGCTCTCCGACGAGGCCACCAGCGCCCTGGACCCCGAGACCACCCGCTCCATCCTCCAACTGCTGCGCGACCTGAACCGGCAGCTGGGCCTCACGGTCCTGCTCATCACGCACGAGATGGACGTCGTGAAGTCCATCTGCGACTCGGCCGCGCTCATGGAGCAGGGCCGCATCGTCGAGTCCGGCACCGTCAGCGAACTGCTCGCCACCCCGGGCTCCCAGCTCGCCACCGCGCTGTTCCCGGTGAGCGGCGAGGCCGGCGACGCCGACCGCACCGTCGTCGACGTGACCTTCCACGGGGAGGCCGCCACCCAGCCCGTCATCTCCCAGCTGTCGCGCACGTACAACGTCGACATCTCGATCCTCGGCGCCGCCATCGACACCGTCGGCGGACTCCAGGTCGGCCGGATGCGCATCGAACTGCCCGGCCGCTACGAGGACAACGTCGTGCCGATCGGCTTCCTGCGCGAACAGGGTCTCCAGATCGACGTCCTGGGCCAGGAGCCCGTTCTGCTGACGGAAGGTGTTTCCAAGTGA
- a CDS encoding MetQ/NlpA family ABC transporter substrate-binding protein has translation MRNTAKITTAVLAAGTLTFGLTACGSSDSDAASDTSGPLVVAASPVPHAEILTYVKDNLAKDAGLDLEVKEFTDYVTPNTATEDGSVGANYFQNQPYLDDFNKKNGTHIVPVVTVHLEPLGLYSDKVKSADDLKSGATVAVPNDSVNEARALKLLDANGIITLKDGAGNEATPADIVKNPKNLKFKELEAAQTPRSLNDVDAAVINGNYAIEADLKPADDALVLESATDNPYGNFLAVKEGQENDPRVKKLAKLLTSPEVKKFIEDKYAGSVIASF, from the coding sequence GTGCGTAACACCGCCAAGATCACCACCGCCGTCCTCGCCGCCGGAACCCTCACCTTCGGGCTCACCGCCTGCGGCTCCTCCGACAGCGACGCCGCCTCCGACACCAGCGGACCGCTGGTCGTCGCCGCGAGCCCCGTCCCGCACGCCGAGATCCTCACCTACGTCAAGGACAACCTGGCGAAGGACGCGGGACTCGACCTGGAGGTCAAGGAGTTCACCGACTACGTCACGCCGAACACGGCGACGGAGGACGGATCGGTCGGCGCCAACTACTTCCAGAACCAGCCGTACCTCGACGACTTCAACAAGAAGAACGGCACCCACATCGTGCCCGTCGTCACGGTCCACCTGGAGCCGCTCGGCCTGTACTCCGACAAGGTCAAGAGCGCCGACGACCTCAAGAGCGGTGCCACCGTCGCCGTCCCGAACGACAGCGTCAACGAGGCCCGTGCCCTCAAGCTCCTCGACGCCAACGGGATCATCACGCTGAAGGACGGCGCGGGCAACGAGGCGACCCCCGCGGACATCGTCAAGAACCCGAAGAACCTCAAGTTCAAGGAGCTGGAGGCGGCCCAGACCCCGCGATCCCTGAACGACGTCGACGCCGCGGTCATCAACGGCAACTACGCCATCGAGGCCGACCTCAAGCCCGCCGACGACGCCCTCGTCCTGGAGTCCGCGACGGACAACCCGTACGGCAACTTCCTTGCCGTGAAGGAGGGTCAGGAGAACGACCCGCGCGTGAAGAAGCTCGCGAAGCTCCTGACCTCCCCCGAGGTCAAGAAGTTCATCGAGGACAAGTACGCCGGTTCGGTCATCGCGTCCTTCTGA